DNA sequence from the Deltaproteobacteria bacterium genome:
GACCTCGACGCGGAGGCGGCCGATGCAGACCTGATCGTCGAGGCGGCACCCGAGGAGCTGCAGCTCAAGAAGGAGCTGTTCGCCCGGCTGTCGCGCGCGACCCGCCCGGAGACGATCCTCGCGACCAATACGTCGGCGCTCCCCATCACCGCCATTGCCGCCGCGGCCAAGGGGCCGGAGCGCGTGATCGGGCTTCACTTCTTCAATCCGGTCCCGGCGATGAAGCTGCTGGAGATCGTGCAGGGGGAGCGCACGCATCCGATGGTGGTGACCGCGGCGCGCGCCGTCGGTGCGCGACTGGGAAAGGAAGTGGTGGTGGTGCGCGACGCTCCCGGATTCGCCACCAGCCGCCTCGGCATCGCGCTGGCGATGGAAGCGATCCGCATGCTCGAGGAGGGCGTCGCCTCGGCGGAAGAGATCGATCGCGCCATCGAGCTCGGCTATGGACATCCGATGGGCCCGCTGAAACTGACCGACCAGGTCGGGCTCGACGTGCGGCTGGCCATCGCGGAGCACCTCGCAGTCGAGCTGGGCGAGCGGTTCCGTCCGCCGCAGCTCCTGCGGCGGATGGTGCGGGCGGGCAAGCTGGGGAAGAAGACCGGCGAGGGGTTCTACAAGTACTGAAGATCGCCCTTGGCGAAACGCGTGCGCGGCAGCAGCTCGCGGACCCACTCCGGCACCCAGGACTGCAGCCGCGCGTCGACGGCCTGACGATTGCGCTGGTACTTCACCGTCACCGCGATCACCGAAAGGCCGAGCGCAGTGAGCGCGAAGGGAAAGAGCATGGAGTCCTTGAAGACGGTCCAGGCGAGCCGCACCAGGTAAGCGTTCACGCCGATGGCGCCGTAGAGGAGGAACACGCGGCGCCGGAGGAGCACGCTGATGGCGATGAACGCGAGGTTGAGCAGGCAGTAGAGGAACCGGCGCCATTCGCTCCCGCTGTCCATCGAGGTGATCGCGCCCCAGAGCGCGGTCATGCCGAACAGGTACAGCCAGAAGGCGAAATCCTCGCGCGTCCGGTGATCGACGAGATAGGCGACGAAGAGCATCGCGAGCCCGAACGTGATCGATACCCGCTGCCCGAGCGCGAGCTGCCAGTGGCGATCGCCGGCGAGGTAAGCGGCGAAGTCCATCGACATGAACCAGAGGGCGACGGCCGCCGGAGCGACCAGGAACGGGAACTTCACCCTCCGCAGCGCCAGAAGGGCGACGACGACGGTGCCGGCCTCCATCCAGATCCAGCTGCCCCGGATGAACGGGTAGAAATCGCGATAGTTGCCTGGGTTGCCGGCCGCCCAGAAGCCGGTGGCGGTCTCCAAACCCCAGATGGCGAGCGGCGTCATGCAGACGGCCATCGTGTAGAGAAGGCCGCCCGGAATCTTCAGATCGCCGCTGTGCCAGAGCCTGTCCCCCGCCACCGTGAAAGCCGCGCCGTATGCGACCGCGGTGGCGCAGACCGCCCAGGGTCCCATCCTCTGGAAACCGAGGGTCATCAACCAGCCCATCGCCCCGATCACCACCAAGGCGCCGAAGAAATACGCGACGTTCAAGCCGGTGAAGCGGGCCCGCGCCGGATGCCGCTCACCGAAGAACCGCCAGAGCGCGGCCGCTTGGTCCGCGTCGACGATCCGGCGTGAAACGGCTGCGTCGAGATCTCCCCGATCGATCTGCATTTGAGCAGTTTCCCATGAGGGGGGCTTTCAGCGGGAACCGAGGGGTGCTACCAATCCCTACATGCAGCCAGTCGCCAGCATCGTCGCATTAGGTGGGGGCTCGAGCCAGGCACTGACGCAGCTCGACGCGACCGCGTTGGCCTGCGACATGCTGTCCTACGGCGACGACCTGTTCCGCCGGCTCAAGCGGGCTGAGGCCGGCTCATTGCTCATCCTGCTCGCGGAGAACGGACATGAACCCGCGCTCGCGGCAGCGGTCAAGGCGGCGAGCATCCTCAGGCGGCGCGGCGGAGGAGAGGCCGCCGTGGTCCTGCCCTCCATCCCCGCCCTCCCCGGACCCCGCGCCCGTCATCGGCTGGAACGTGCAGCCCAACAGATCGGCGGTTGTCTGATGCAGCCGGTCGGCGCGGCTTCGTGGACCGACGCGGTGCGCTGCATCGTCGAGCCGCTCGCGGTGTTCGGGCTGATCGGCGTCGACCCGCGCGAGATCCACGGCCTGCTCCGGACGCGCCTCGCTCTGCTCCACCTCTGGGACGATGCCTCCCTGGACAGCTCGCTGCAGGACGCGCGGGACGTGCTCGTGAGCTGCCGCCTGCGCCCCAGCGCCACACTGCGCGAGGTCGATGCCGCTGCCACGCGGGTGAGAACGGCGACCGCCGCCCGACTGGTGCTCGCCGGGCCCGAAGTCCCCCGCGACGAGGGACCGGACGCGATCGCCGCAGTCTTCCTTTAGATCCCTGCAAGGAGCTCGGGAAGACGGCGGGCAAATTCGCCCTTGCTCATCACCTGATCACAACCCGCTGCGCGCGCGGCTGCGATCACGTCCTCCCGGGTGTGGTCGACGTACCCGATGACGGTGACGTTTCCCGCCTTCTTGATCTCGCGGATCGCGTTCACGGCATCGAGCTGCGGGGACGCGAGATCGATGAGCAGCACGTCGGGCCTCTCGCGAGCGACCTCGTCGACGACCTTGGTGCCCCGCTTCATCCAGGTGATGGGGCGGCCGCCCGCGGCCACATTGACCTTCGACGAGAACATCAGATCGTGGATCGCAGCGAGGATCTTCATGCGCATACTCCCGCGCCAGGCAAGGACGCATACGGCAATCCGAGCACGTTCGCCGTCCGGCCGTCCTCGAGTTGCACCGCCGATCCCGGAACGATCAGCTCCTTGTGAACGTAGCCGAGCAGCAGCGCGGTCCCGCCGACCTGCGTCGACGACGTCACGCGTCCCTTCCCCCCGGCGCTCAGCTTGCTGCCTGGAACCGGCGCCGGTCCTTTGACCTCCAGCCGCACCAGGTTCCACGCCACGCGGCCGCGATACGTGGCCATCGCCACGACCTCCTGCCCTACGTAGCATCCCTTGCTGAACGAGAGCAGTACGTCGAGGCCCGCCTCGACCGGGGTCGTTTCTTCGTCGAGCTCCGCGCCCCACTTCGGAACGCCAGCGGCGATGCGCCACGCTTCGGCGAGGTCCGGCCGGGGACGATCGCGCAACGTCTCCAGGAGCGACTGCGCTTCCGCCTCGGGAAGGAGGAGCTCGAACCCGAGCGGCTGCGGACTGCCGGCGATGTGTTCTGGAACGGAGCGCGGGGGAACGTCGGCCACCCAGTAGCGCAGCCGGCGCAGCCCTGGCGCTTCCTGCATCTCGCAGTCTTCCATGATCAGGAGCTTGTCGAGGTGCGCCCGCAGCGCCTCGAGGCGATCTGGCTCGGTCGTGACGATCACCTCGTCGCGCCTTCGCCAGAGAAGGCCGAGCGCCACCAGCCGTCCCTTCCCACTGAGGAATGCGCCCGCCACCGCACCGCCATATGGCGCCGCGGCCAGATCGTTGCTCTGCATCCCCTGCAGCCACTTCTCGCGGTCAGGCCCGACCACGCGCAATCCGGCCGCGGGGCCCAGGTCCTCCAGGCCTACAGGCGGCTGTGGCATTGCCGACGGCGCGCTCCCATGGCTGGGGGTGTACGGCGCACGCACTGCGTCACAAAGGCGCGCCGCAGGCGCCACCGGTTTGCCCGCGGAATCGACCTCCTCCTGGGGCGCCTTGTCTTCGTTGCTCTTGAACGTGACCTGCGGACTCATGCTGTTAGACTCCTGCGGGTCTTTGGAGGCCTGAATGGCGGAAAAGGTGCTCATCGAGTCCAACCCCGCCGCCAACGACGACGGCCCGCTGGTCACACCCGAGCGCACCGCGAAAGTCGCCGCCTACATCGACGACCCGTGCGACGAAGGCGGATACGACGCCTTCTGCCGCGACCGCCACGGAAATCTCTGCCAGTTCCACGAAGAGTTCTGCCACGCCCCCGATTATCCCTGCATCGACCGGCTGCGGCACTTCCTGGCCGTCAGCTTCCTCGAGGAGATCGCGCAGCGGCGGGCGCGCGAGCGCAGCAGCTCATAGCAGCTCCGCCAGTACGTCGTCGGCGAAGAGGGGCGCGACGCCTCCGCCGCCGACGATGTTCACGACCCGTCCGGGCGCGGCCCTGCACACGCTTCCGCCGTCGGGCACACCCGGGATCAGCGACGCATACGTGCTGATGTCGAGGTGAAGCGAGAGCCTGCGCGCTCCGCTCTCCACGCAGAGGAAGCGCTCGATCGCTGGAGCGTCCACCAGCTCCTGCGCCACCCAGCTTCCCGGCTCGTCAGCGCGGGCGCGGGCGAGCGCCTGCCCGAACGCGGCAGGGCCTACCTCGCGTCCGATCACGACGCTCTTGCCCCCGTAGTCGTGCGATTTCTTCAACACGCAGCGATCGCCGTCGCCCAAGGCCGCGTCGTCGATGTCGTCGAGCAGCCGCGTCCAGGGGACGAGCTCGGCGACCGCCGCGCGCTCTTCGCGGGTGAGGAACTGTGCGCGCTCGGCCTGCAGTGACAGCTCGGCGAACAGTCCCTTCGTCTCCAGCCATCCATCGACTGCGTTCCAGATCCCGTGCTTGCGCGGATCGAGGAAGGCCCGGCCCAGCGGCGACGCCGGATCCACGTAACGCGCGAACAGGTGGCGGTAAAGGACGCCGTGAGGATCGCCGTCGAGGACGACGTCGGCAGGCGTGCAGGTGCGCGCGTCGATGCCGCGCTCCCGCAGCATCGAGGCGAGGGCCCGCAGCTCGGTGACCTGGGGATCTCCGTCGCGGTGGAGGATCTGCACGCGAAGCGGATGCTGGCGCGTGCCCGCGGCCTGGACGAGCGCATCGAGGAGCCAACCGGCGTTGGTCGGGTTCCGGCGCAGCGCGCCTGCGCCGCGGGGACCGACCGCTTCCGCCCAGCCGTGTGCGGCGGCATCCGAGTACACCTGCATGGCCGGAATGGTGGCGTTGACCTCCAGCGCGCGTACGCTGCCGTCCTGATCGACGAACCAGTCGATGCGCGAATGGAGCAGATCCTCCGCCTCGCGCGAGCGGGTAGCCAGCGCCTCGCTCTCCATCGGCGAGAGATGGCGAAAGAGCAGGCGCGCTTTGTCAGGGTGGCGCTCGATCACTTCCCGGGCAGTCTTGACCAGCGCGCTCGTGATCAGTCGCGCGCCGCGCCCGAGCGCCTCCATCTCGCCGCGCGGCAGCGCGCAGGGCGACAGCACCAGCGGGATCGGCGTCGGTCCGCGCATCAGCCCGAGCGCCGACGCCCTCCGCTGCGCCTCCTTCGCCAGCTCATCACGCGCCGGCGCATCCATGCGGACCAGCCGCTCGTCCGCGGCGCGCGCCGCGTCAGTCAGATCGAACAACCGAATCCGCATCCCGTCACTCTACCAAGGCTGCAGATCAAGCTCTCACGGCGTAACGAGCGCCAGGTCTTCGTTCGTGTCTTCGGCGGTCGTCAGCGTCAGCTCGGTGACTTCGGGGCGGGCGCCGAGGC
Encoded proteins:
- a CDS encoding 3-hydroxyacyl-CoA dehydrogenase family protein, which encodes MAIDVQRVLVVGAGTMGSGIAQVAARAGYKTALFDVAPGAAQRAVERVADSLGRAVEKGRCTAQEREEALRRLAVASDLDAEAADADLIVEAAPEELQLKKELFARLSRATRPETILATNTSALPITAIAAAAKGPERVIGLHFFNPVPAMKLLEIVQGERTHPMVVTAARAVGARLGKEVVVVRDAPGFATSRLGIALAMEAIRMLEEGVASAEEIDRAIELGYGHPMGPLKLTDQVGLDVRLAIAEHLAVELGERFRPPQLLRRMVRAGKLGKKTGEGFYKY
- a CDS encoding DUF2157 domain-containing protein, with amino-acid sequence MQIDRGDLDAAVSRRIVDADQAAALWRFFGERHPARARFTGLNVAYFFGALVVIGAMGWLMTLGFQRMGPWAVCATAVAYGAAFTVAGDRLWHSGDLKIPGGLLYTMAVCMTPLAIWGLETATGFWAAGNPGNYRDFYPFIRGSWIWMEAGTVVVALLALRRVKFPFLVAPAAVALWFMSMDFAAYLAGDRHWQLALGQRVSITFGLAMLFVAYLVDHRTREDFAFWLYLFGMTALWGAITSMDSGSEWRRFLYCLLNLAFIAISVLLRRRVFLLYGAIGVNAYLVRLAWTVFKDSMLFPFALTALGLSVIAVTVKYQRNRQAVDARLQSWVPEWVRELLPRTRFAKGDLQYL
- a CDS encoding response regulator, whose amino-acid sequence is MRMKILAAIHDLMFSSKVNVAAGGRPITWMKRGTKVVDEVARERPDVLLIDLASPQLDAVNAIREIKKAGNVTVIGYVDHTREDVIAAARAAGCDQVMSKGEFARRLPELLAGI
- a CDS encoding folate-binding protein YgfZ, with product MSTFSAIQASKDPQESNSMSPQVTFKSNEDKAPQEEVDSAGKPVAPAARLCDAVRAPYTPSHGSAPSAMPQPPVGLEDLGPAAGLRVVGPDREKWLQGMQSNDLAAAPYGGAVAGAFLSGKGRLVALGLLWRRRDEVIVTTEPDRLEALRAHLDKLLIMEDCEMQEAPGLRRLRYWVADVPPRSVPEHIAGSPQPLGFELLLPEAEAQSLLETLRDRPRPDLAEAWRIAAGVPKWGAELDEETTPVEAGLDVLLSFSKGCYVGQEVVAMATYRGRVAWNLVRLEVKGPAPVPGSKLSAGGKGRVTSSTQVGGTALLLGYVHKELIVPGSAVQLEDGRTANVLGLPYASLPGAGVCA